Sequence from the candidate division WOR-3 bacterium genome:
AAAAAAACAAAAGAGTCTGTTTGATGGGAATGATAATACCAACAAGCAGGAAAAAACTGAAATTGCAGACGATTGGCTTGAATCAAAAATGACACACGAAAAAGATGCTTTTGGGTTTTATTTCTCGTGCCATCCACTTGAGAAATATCGCAAAGAATACGATAGCATTTATTTTGTTAAATTAAACGAACTTAAAGACATTAATGTCTCTAAACTTTCTCAAAACAATATTGTACATATCGCTGGCGTAATAACAAAGGTAAAAAAAGCACGGGATCGCAACAACCAGGAATATGCGAGAATTACCGTCGAGGATTTTACAGGTGCAGCAGAGATATTAATTTTCAATAATGTATATCAAAGATATCGTACTTACATTGAGCAAGACAATATAGTTATCATAAAAGCCAGCTTAAAACATTTTAATGAAGCTCAATTACTGATTGAGGCTCAATTGATAATTAATTTTTCGGAGTGGAACTCTTACTTTAATATGTTGGTTGTTTTCCAGAATTCTAATGACTCTGAAAGTGAAATTATAAGAAAATTACAAACAATTTTAAATAAATTTCCAGGTTCAGCCTCAGTTGTTGTTCAATGCAAATCAAAAGCTGGTCAACGGCGTATTGTATCACTTCCCAATTTGAGTGTAAATTTATCATCTGAGCTAATTTCTGAGCTGTCTAAAACAATAGGCGAAAAATCGTTTAAGATCACCCGTTGTTAAAAACCCCGGTACATAGCACAAAAGCAGCGCGCCAGTTGAGCCGAGAAAATATTTTATTTATCATCTAAGTATTATTAAGATATTAATTTATACTTATCATTTATTAATTATTTAATTTGGCTTTTAATACTTGATTTTGTAGAAAATATAATATATTATACAATTCTATGAAGTTAGTAATTGTGGAATCGCCCACGAAAGCGCATACGATTAAGAAGTTACTAGGAAGAGGCTATACTGTTTTATCAACTCGAGGGCACATAAAGGATTTACCCAAATCACGTTTAGGGGTGGATATTGACAACGGGTTTATTCCATATTACATAACGATTCGCGGAAAAGGTAAAATTATCGCAGAAATAAAGAAATTAGCCCAAAAATGCAAGGAAATTTATATTGGGACCGATCCGGACCGAGAAGGTGAAGCGATAGCCTATCACGTAATGAACGTAGTGTCAAACGGTACACAACCGAAGCGCGTTCTCTTTTATGAGATAACCCGTCAAGGCATAAATAAAGGACTCGAGAATCCGACAACGGTCGACCAAAATAAAGTAAATGCGCATATCGCAAGAAGAGTTTTGGACCGATTAGTGGGTTACTTGGTTTCGCCTATTTTGTGGAAAACGATAAAATCTGGACTCTCGGCTGGACGTGTTCAAACTGTTGCCCTACGATTAATTGTTGAACGGGAACGCGAGATTGAACGGTTTGTCGCAAAAGAATTTTGGCTAGTTTACGGTGACTTCACCACCTCCAACAATGAAGAATTTCGTGCATTGCTAAAAAAAATAGATAATGATGAAGTTGAAATAACTAACGAAGCCCAAGCGCAACAAGTAAAAAATGAGCTTGAAGCAATTGGTGATTACCGGGTCTCGAAATTGATTGTATATGACAGAATCTATAAGCCACCGCAACCACTGATTACTGCGACTCTTCAGCAAGAAGCTGCAAAAATTCTTAAATTTAGTGCCGCTAAGACGATGTATATTGCGCAGCAATTATTTGAAGGCGTCAAAATCAACAACGAAGTTACCGGATTAATTACCTACCCTCGCACCGATTCTTTGCGAATTGCCGAGGAATTTATACAGATTGCGCGGCAATTTATCGAAGAAAGATTTGGCAGGGAATATCTACCCCCAGAGGCCCCACGGTATCGGGACCGTACCCTAGTCCAGGGTGCCCATGAAGCAATTCGACCTACGAATGTTATGCTAGAACCCGCGAACATTAAAACTTATTTAACCTCAGATCAGTATAAACTTTACGAACTAATTTATTTCCGGTTTTTAGCATCACAAATGGCTCCAGCCATCTATGAGATTACCGAACTTGAAATAAAAGGTGGTAGATACACTTTCGTTACTCAAGGGATAAGAAAAAAATTTGATGGATTTGAGAAAATCTACAAACAGAACATTGTTGAGAAAAATCTTCCGGTGTTAAGTATAGATGAACGAACGGTCTTAAAAAATATAACCCTCAATCAGAAATTTACAGAACCTCCAGCTCGCTATTCAGAAGCCAGTTTAATTAAAAAACTTCAAATTAATGGTATTGGACGGCCATCAACATATGCCACAATTGTCTCTACAATCTTAGAAAGACGATATGTTGTGAAAAAAGGTGGGCGTCTTTACCCAACAAAATTAGGTATTTTAGTTAACGACATATTAATTAATAACTTTAGTAATATTTTTGAGGTTAATTTTACTAAAAAAATGGAAGCCGAACTTGACTTGGTTGAGACCAACCAACAAAGCTGGCAACAAGTTGTTCAAGAGTTTTATTCATACTTTAAAGAAGACCTTGAAAAAATCCAACAGGATATTGATAAAATTCGAAAGGAATGCACCGAAATAACCAACGAAGCATGCCCTAATTGCTCTAGCCCGCTAGTTAAAAAATGGGGACGATACGGAGAATTTTTAGCATGTTCTCGATATCCTGACTGTAAATACATTAAGAAAGAACCGTTAAAACTTCTTTCCCAAAAATGTCCAAGGTGTGGTAATTTTTTAGTAGAACGTGAAAGTAAACGTGGCAAATTTATTGGGTGTTCGTCTTACCCGGCATGCGAATATGTTCAATTTTCAGAAGACGAAAAAGTACTAGATGAGAAATGTCCCAATTGTCAGAATCTATTAGTGGAACGGGCAGGAAAGTTTATAAGATGTTCCGGATATCCTAAATGTCGATATAGACGATCGGTTGATAATAAATGCGACGCCGAGAGTTTAAGCAATAAGGACCGCGATAATTCCGACTAAAAAAATCCCATCAAAAACTCCAGCACCCCCGATACTCATAACTCCGTAGCCGAATTTTTTAATTATCCCAAGGTTTAGAAGGTCGGCACCTATTAAAACGCCCAGTACCCCAGAAATATAAGCCACCGCCGGTGCATTAGCCCGACCTGCTAAAAGAACTGCTAAAATTGCAGCAACAATGGGCGGGATAAATGCTGGAATTGCGATTCCGATGCCCGGCGTTGGGCGGGCCAAGATTTTACATAAAATTATCATTATTAGAGTACAGATTATTACCGGCCTTATCGGGGTCCGAAAGAACAGAAATAACGCCAGCAGTAAAGGTAAAATACACCCTCCAACGTTTACCGCTAACACTTGTTGATTAAGAAATTCGGGACGAATATTAAACAAGAAACGATGTAAACTCGGAATTTCGAACGAGAAAAGTTCGTCAACATGTTTTTTGTATATAGGAATATTAATAACGCTACTGGCTAGTGAGACCAAATAAAATAGCATTCCAATTTGTGGCGGAATTCCTAACTTAGAAAATGCAAAACCAATTACATTTGTTGAAAAAAGCACAAAAATTACAGGCAATAGTAAAATAAAAACAAGAAAGATAACTAGTGAAAACGGAAGAAAAAACATAACGCTTTTAGTATAAAGATAACACTTGAGTTTGTCAACCGATTAGCTTTTTTGTTTTTCCGATAGCGCAGCTTGTGCCGCTGCGATTCGAGCAGTCGGAATCCGGTGGGGCGAACAACTTACATAGTCAATTCCAATTTGATGAAAGAAAACAATTGACTCGGCATCGCCTCCATGTTCGCCACAGACTCCGATTTTTATTTTGGGATTAGCCCGGCGTGCCAATTTAATTACAGTTTTAATTAAACTCCCCACTCCTTCGCGATCAACTGTTTGAAATGGGTTGTGTTCAAGAATTTTTAGTTCTAAATACTGGGGCAAAAAATTTCCAATATCATCCCGGGAATATCCAAAAACGGTTTGGGTTAAATCATTGGTACCTAGTGAAAAGAAATCGGCATGTTTGGCTAATTTATCAGCAATTACTGCAGCACGGGGTACTTCAATCATTGTGCCGACTAGATAATTAACTTTAATTTGATATTTTGCCATAACCAGATTAGCAACGCGATCGATTATTTGTTTTTGGTGGATAAATTCCTTCTCAGAACCTACTAAAGGAACCATAACTTCCGGTAAGACTTTTATGCCTTGTTTGATAGCTTCACAGGCAGCCTCAAATATTGCTCGAGCCTGCATTTCGGTGATTTCGGGATATATAATTCCAAGCCGACAGCCCCGAAAACCAAGCATCGGGTTATCCTCTTGGAGCTGACTAATGGTTTGCTTTACCTTGTCGATAGGTAGCTTCATCGACTGAGCCAATTTTTTTATCTGCGCCTCATCTTTGGGGAGAAACTCGTGAAGTGGGGGGTCGAGAGTTCTTATGGCCACGGGGAGGCCATCCATAGCCTTAAATATCTCAAAAAAGTCTTGTTTTTGGAGTGGTAATATTTTTTCTAAAGCTTTTTTACGTTGTTCTGGGGTCGGAGCAAGAATCATTTCCCGCATTGCTTGGATTCGTTTTGGGCCAAAAAACATATGCTCCGTACGACAGAGTCCAATTCCTTCAGCGCCAAATTTTCGGGCCAGCGAAGCATCTTTTGGGGTATCAGCGTTGGTTCGCACGTTCAGTTTTCGAATACTATCAGCCCACCTAAGAATTGCCAAGAACTCCTTTGAAAATTCAGATTCTTTGGTAGGCAAGGCCCCCAAATAAACATTACCAGTCGAGCCGTCGATGGTGATAACCATGCCCTCTTTTATGGGCTGGGAACCCAAAAGGGCCTTCTTAGCTTGTTCGTCAATATATAAATTCGCACAACCGACAACGCAAGGTTTGCCTAGTCCTCGAGCCACTACAGCTGCATGTGATGTCATGCCACCTGTGGCCGTGAGAAATCCTACCGCGTGTGCCATGCCTCCGACATCTTCGGCTGAAGTTTTCGTCCGGACCAAAATTATTTTTTTGCCACGCTTGGCAAGCTTGATCGCCTTGCTGCTATTAAAAACGACTTCCCCCGATACGGCACCCGGGGAGGCAGGAAGTCCTTTGGCAACTGGTAAAACTTTAACCGATTCTTCAAGCTTGGGATGAAGCAATGCTTCTACTTCTTTAGCCGAAATTCGTAAGATAGCCTCTTCTTTTGAGATTAGTCCTTCCTTATGCATGTCGTAGGCAATCTTTACTGCAGCTTGAGGGGTTCTTTTAGCACGCCGGGATTGTAAGATCCATAAACGGTTATCTTCAATCGTAAATTCTACATCCTGAACATCTCGGTAATGTCTTTCTAATTTTTTTAAAATCTTTAGGAGCTGGGCGTAATTTTTCGGGTGTGTAGCCTTAAGCCACTCAATTGGCTGCGGCGTTCTAATGCCTGCCACAATATCTTCGCCTTGCGCATTAATTAAAAATTCTCCGTAGGGTTCATTTGAGCCGTCGGCTGGATTACGGGAAAACACTACGCCAGTTGCTGAAGTTTCGCCCATATTTCCAAAAACCATGGCCTGAACATTTACCGCGGTGCCGAGATTTTCTGGTATATTATAAATTCTCCGATATTCAACTGCCCGTTCGTTATTCCAAGATTTAAACACCGCACTAATTGTTTGCCAAAGCTGCTCGTAAGGGTCCTGGGGAAATGGTTTTTTTATGATTTGTAAAACTTTCTCTTTGTAGCGTTTAATGATTCTTTGTAAAGAATTTTCGGTAAATTCTTGACAACTAATCTGGTTTTGATATTTTATCGCCTTTGGAACTTTAATTTTTTCTAAAGTTTTCTTTTCTTCCTCTAAAATTTTTTCAAATTCCTCACGGGGGATTTGTAATACAACCTCCCCGAACATTTCAATAAATCTGCGATAACTGTCATAGGCAAAATAACGATTATTAGTAAGTCGGGCTAGGCCTTCAACTGTTTCGTCATTGAGACCTAAATTTAATACGGAATCAAGCATTCCAGGCATCGATACCTTTGCGCCGGAGCGAACCGATAAGAGAAGCGGGCGGTCAGGATTACCAAATTTTCTTCCAGTAACTTCTTCAATGAATTTCATACC
This genomic interval carries:
- the topA gene encoding type I DNA topoisomerase: MKLVIVESPTKAHTIKKLLGRGYTVLSTRGHIKDLPKSRLGVDIDNGFIPYYITIRGKGKIIAEIKKLAQKCKEIYIGTDPDREGEAIAYHVMNVVSNGTQPKRVLFYEITRQGINKGLENPTTVDQNKVNAHIARRVLDRLVGYLVSPILWKTIKSGLSAGRVQTVALRLIVEREREIERFVAKEFWLVYGDFTTSNNEEFRALLKKIDNDEVEITNEAQAQQVKNELEAIGDYRVSKLIVYDRIYKPPQPLITATLQQEAAKILKFSAAKTMYIAQQLFEGVKINNEVTGLITYPRTDSLRIAEEFIQIARQFIEERFGREYLPPEAPRYRDRTLVQGAHEAIRPTNVMLEPANIKTYLTSDQYKLYELIYFRFLASQMAPAIYEITELEIKGGRYTFVTQGIRKKFDGFEKIYKQNIVEKNLPVLSIDERTVLKNITLNQKFTEPPARYSEASLIKKLQINGIGRPSTYATIVSTILERRYVVKKGGRLYPTKLGILVNDILINNFSNIFEVNFTKKMEAELDLVETNQQSWQQVVQEFYSYFKEDLEKIQQDIDKIRKECTEITNEACPNCSSPLVKKWGRYGEFLACSRYPDCKYIKKEPLKLLSQKCPRCGNFLVERESKRGKFIGCSSYPACEYVQFSEDEKVLDEKCPNCQNLLVERAGKFIRCSGYPKCRYRRSVDNKCDAESLSNKDRDNSD
- a CDS encoding DUF1614 domain-containing protein; translated protein: MFFLPFSLVIFLVFILLLPVIFVLFSTNVIGFAFSKLGIPPQIGMLFYLVSLASSVINIPIYKKHVDELFSFEIPSLHRFLFNIRPEFLNQQVLAVNVGGCILPLLLALFLFFRTPIRPVIICTLIMIILCKILARPTPGIGIAIPAFIPPIVAAILAVLLAGRANAPAVAYISGVLGVLIGADLLNLGIIKKFGYGVMSIGGAGVFDGIFLVGIIAVLIA
- the ppdK gene encoding pyruvate, phosphate dikinase translates to MRYVYRFGNYYYGKGRLARADGSARMSAILGGKGAGLAEMTNIGIPVPPGFTISAELCIRFLKTGKYPKRLLQEVKEGMKFIEEVTGRKFGNPDRPLLLSVRSGAKVSMPGMLDSVLNLGLNDETVEGLARLTNNRYFAYDSYRRFIEMFGEVVLQIPREEFEKILEEEKKTLEKIKVPKAIKYQNQISCQEFTENSLQRIIKRYKEKVLQIIKKPFPQDPYEQLWQTISAVFKSWNNERAVEYRRIYNIPENLGTAVNVQAMVFGNMGETSATGVVFSRNPADGSNEPYGEFLINAQGEDIVAGIRTPQPIEWLKATHPKNYAQLLKILKKLERHYRDVQDVEFTIEDNRLWILQSRRAKRTPQAAVKIAYDMHKEGLISKEEAILRISAKEVEALLHPKLEESVKVLPVAKGLPASPGAVSGEVVFNSSKAIKLAKRGKKIILVRTKTSAEDVGGMAHAVGFLTATGGMTSHAAVVARGLGKPCVVGCANLYIDEQAKKALLGSQPIKEGMVITIDGSTGNVYLGALPTKESEFSKEFLAILRWADSIRKLNVRTNADTPKDASLARKFGAEGIGLCRTEHMFFGPKRIQAMREMILAPTPEQRKKALEKILPLQKQDFFEIFKAMDGLPVAIRTLDPPLHEFLPKDEAQIKKLAQSMKLPIDKVKQTISQLQEDNPMLGFRGCRLGIIYPEITEMQARAIFEAACEAIKQGIKVLPEVMVPLVGSEKEFIHQKQIIDRVANLVMAKYQIKVNYLVGTMIEVPRAAVIADKLAKHADFFSLGTNDLTQTVFGYSRDDIGNFLPQYLELKILEHNPFQTVDREGVGSLIKTVIKLARRANPKIKIGVCGEHGGDAESIVFFHQIGIDYVSCSPHRIPTARIAAAQAALSEKQKS